A single Pristis pectinata isolate sPriPec2 chromosome 6, sPriPec2.1.pri, whole genome shotgun sequence DNA region contains:
- the crbn gene encoding protein cereblon: MAEEEDGGGDQLDNRLLPEPDDEDEFAEMEVEDHDSEEAEKPSIINFDPSLPTAHSYLGMDMEEFHGRTVHDEESSPTIPVLPHVSVILIPGQTLPLQLFRPQEVSMMRNLIQKDRTFGILAYSERSDSAPEFGTTAEIYEYREEQEYGIETVKVKAVGRQRFKVLEARTQTDGTRVAKVQILPEWVLPSSVSGVQLNSLNRLHMFVSNKPPACRLKQTQKWWQKYQKRNFHCANLTWWPPWVYSLYDAEILMERMKAQLREWDENLKDDSLPSNPIDFSYRVAACLPIDDTLRIELLKIGSAIQRLRCELDLMDKCTSLCCKRCHHTEITTKNEIFSLSLYGPMAAYVNPHGYVHEALTVYKANNLNLIGRPSTQHSWFPGFAWTIAQCRTCGSHMGWKFTATKKDLLPQKFWGLTRAALQPRIPEMDDESQQEGCWQPCR; encoded by the exons ATGGCGGAGGAAGAAGATGGAGGAGGTGACCAGCTGGACAACCGGTTGCTGCCGGAGCCAG ATGATGAAGATGAGTTCGCTGAGATGGAAGTTGAAGACCATGACAGCGAGGAGGCTGAAAAACCAAGCATAATCAATTTTGATCCCAGTCTACCTACTGCACACTCT taCTTGGGAATGGACATGGAAGAGTTTCACGGCCGTACTGTGCATGATGAAGAGAGTAGTCCAACCATCCCGGTCCTCCCTCATGTATCTGTTATTCTTATTCCTGGGCAAACATTACCACTGCAGCTTTTTCGTCCTCAAGAAGTATCCATGATGCGAAACCTGATTCAGAAAGACAGGACATTTGGAATCCTGGCATACAG TGAACGTTCTGACAGTGCTCCAGAATTTGGAACCACAGCAGAAATTTATGAATATAGGGAAGAACAAGAATATGGAATTGAAACTGTAAAAGTGAAAGCTGTTGGGCGTCAAAGGTTTAAAGTTCTTGAAGCAAGAACTCAAACCGATGG AACTCGGGTGGCAAAAGTTCAGATCCTGCCAGAATGGGTGCTTCCTTCAAGTGTATCAGGAGTTCAACTTAATTCACTTAACAGACTTCATATGTTTGTCTCAAATAAGCCACCTGCATGCCGGTTAAAGCAAACTCAAAAGTGGTGGCAGAAATACCAAAAG AGAAATTTCCACTGTGCGAATCTGACTTGGTGGCCTCCATGGGTGTATTCTTTGTATGATGCA GAAATACTAATGGAAAGAATGAAAGCACAACTCCGAGAATGGGATGAAAATCTCAAAGATGACTCCCTTCCCTCAAATCCTATAG ATTTTTCTTATAGAGTTGCTGCTTGTTTGCCTATTGATGACACCTTAAGAATAGAGCTTCTTAAAATTGGTAGTGCTATTCAGCGGCTCCGTTGTGAATTGGATCTGATGGACAAA TGTACATCTCTTTGTTGTAAAAGATGCCACCACACAGAGATAACCacaaaaaatgaaatattcag CTTATCATTATATGGACCCATGGCTGCCTATGTGAATCCTCATGGTTATGTACATGAAGCCCTCACCGTATATAAAGCTAACAACCTGAATTTAATTGGTCGACCATCAACTCAGCATAGCTGGTTCCCTGG CTTTGCGTGGACTATAGCCCAGTGCCGTACTTGTGGAAGTCATATGGGTTGGAAGTTTACAGCAACTAAGAAAGACCTGTTGCCTCAGAAATTCTGGGGATTAACACGGGCAGCTCTGCAACCCAGGATACCAGAAATGGATGATGAAAgtcaacaggaaggatgttggcAACCATGTCGttaa